One window of the Sulfitobacter alexandrii genome contains the following:
- a CDS encoding DUF2924 domain-containing protein — translation MPGKRDPDRAAALTDWEAIFGSPPPAYLSVAFMQKAVGYERQCKRAGGLPAATRRALLKIAEGEDVAAAGPERLNSGARLVREWNGRSYHVDVLEGGFLMDGRIWPSLSAIAKHITGTAWSGPRFFGLTGRGST, via the coding sequence ATGCCGGGTAAGCGGGACCCGGATCGCGCAGCGGCGCTGACGGACTGGGAGGCGATCTTCGGATCGCCTCCGCCAGCGTACCTGTCGGTTGCCTTTATGCAGAAGGCGGTCGGGTATGAACGGCAGTGCAAGCGGGCAGGCGGTTTGCCCGCAGCGACGCGGCGGGCCTTACTGAAGATCGCGGAGGGAGAAGACGTCGCCGCTGCCGGTCCGGAAAGGCTCAACAGCGGTGCACGGTTGGTGCGCGAATGGAACGGGCGCAGCTATCATGTCGATGTTCTCGAGGGCGGTTTCCTGATGGATGGCCGCATCTGGCCATCGCTCTCCGCCATCGCCAAACATATCACAGGCACGGCCTGGTCGGGGCCGCGCTTTTTCGGTCTTACGGGCAGGGGCAGCACATGA
- a CDS encoding mechanosensitive ion channel domain-containing protein translates to MRILALLFCLALPFAALPQAVTAQTSDQPTGTIAIQDDAASDAAIANRIRDILRELEGFEDVSVTVSSGIVTLRGSTLDMTAATRLSELVGRVEGVVAIKNEVFETTDVARRLNPAVERFKARGYQFLAFLPLALIALAVFFAVVFLGFFIARRKQPWDRLSPNAFIADIYRQIVRLFFIIGGLVIALDIVGATALLSGILGAAGIVGLAIGFAVRDTVENFIASIMLSIRQPFRPNDTVEIEGDTGKVIRLTSRATILLSFDGNHIRIPNATVFKSRIVNYSRNAERRFTFALSVAPDADLDQARHLALDTLNALPFVLDSPEVSVWIESVDDFWVTLNMAAWIDQNDTSIVLARSEAIRLTQAAFDAAGMAAPFPSYRIENLSALAGKADVSTAAPPRQDASAPAPVQDVEATAEKELEKIVDQERAELSRRDLLNVNATTE, encoded by the coding sequence ATGCGCATTCTCGCCCTTCTGTTCTGCCTCGCCCTGCCGTTTGCCGCCCTGCCGCAGGCGGTCACGGCGCAGACCAGCGACCAGCCCACCGGCACCATCGCGATCCAGGACGACGCCGCGTCGGACGCGGCGATCGCCAACCGTATCCGCGACATCCTGCGCGAGCTGGAAGGTTTCGAGGATGTCTCCGTCACCGTGTCGTCGGGCATCGTCACCCTGCGCGGCTCCACGCTGGACATGACCGCCGCAACCCGCCTGTCGGAGCTCGTCGGCCGGGTCGAAGGCGTCGTGGCGATCAAGAACGAGGTGTTCGAGACGACCGACGTGGCCCGCCGCCTGAACCCGGCGGTGGAACGCTTCAAGGCGCGCGGATACCAGTTCCTCGCATTCCTGCCGCTGGCGCTCATCGCGCTCGCGGTCTTCTTTGCCGTCGTGTTTTTGGGCTTCTTCATCGCCCGCCGCAAGCAGCCGTGGGACCGCCTGTCGCCCAATGCCTTCATTGCCGACATCTACCGCCAGATCGTGCGGCTGTTCTTCATCATCGGTGGCCTCGTCATCGCACTCGACATCGTGGGCGCCACCGCGCTGCTGTCGGGCATCCTGGGCGCGGCGGGCATCGTCGGCCTGGCCATCGGTTTCGCGGTGCGCGACACGGTCGAGAACTTCATCGCATCGATCATGCTGTCGATCCGCCAGCCCTTCCGCCCCAATGACACGGTGGAGATCGAGGGCGATACCGGCAAGGTGATCCGCCTGACCAGCCGGGCCACCATCCTGCTGAGCTTTGACGGCAATCACATCCGGATCCCCAACGCGACGGTGTTCAAGAGCCGTATCGTCAACTACTCGCGCAACGCCGAGCGCAGGTTCACCTTTGCCCTGTCGGTGGCACCCGACGCGGACCTCGACCAGGCACGCCACCTGGCACTGGATACCCTGAACGCCCTGCCCTTCGTCCTGGACAGCCCCGAGGTGTCGGTCTGGATAGAATCGGTCGACGATTTCTGGGTCACGCTGAACATGGCCGCATGGATCGACCAGAACGATACCTCCATCGTGCTGGCGCGGTCCGAGGCGATCCGCCTGACCCAGGCGGCCTTCGACGCGGCAGGCATGGCCGCCCCCTTCCCTAGCTACCGGATCGAGAATCTGTCGGCGCTCGCGGGCAAGGCCGACGTCTCGACCGCCGCACCCCCAAGGCAGGACGCGTCGGCGCCCGCCCCTGTGCAGGACGTGGAGGCAACCGCCGAAAAGGAACTGGAAAAGATCGTCGATCAGGAACGCGCCGAACTCTCCCGCCGCGACCTGCTCAACGTGAACGCGACGACGGAATAG
- a CDS encoding NADPH:quinone reductase, with product MQAITYDRFGPAREVLEIRETDNPAPGPGEVRVRLALSGVNPSDVKARAGTRPGVTKPAFPLIVPHSDGAGEIEAVGAGVDPARIGQRVWIWNGQWQRSHGTAATHITLPAQQAVPLPNGVGFDVGANLGIPGLTACHAVFGGGDVAGETVLVQGGAGTVGLLAVQLARWGGARVIATCSAADSDRVREAGADAVIDYRADDLADQVIAANDGKPVETVVEVEFGLNIAADTGLIAPNGRLAAYGSAKEMEPALSFGPLLFKAVTIDIILIYLLPAAPRALAIDRLHHALADGALHCPTERIFPLAETAAAHEAVEKGARNGAILVDCQG from the coding sequence ATGCAAGCCATCACGTATGACAGATTCGGACCCGCGCGCGAGGTCTTGGAGATCCGGGAAACCGACAACCCCGCCCCCGGGCCCGGCGAAGTCCGCGTGAGGCTGGCGCTGTCGGGGGTCAATCCCTCGGACGTGAAGGCGCGGGCCGGCACACGGCCGGGCGTCACCAAACCCGCGTTTCCGCTGATCGTTCCGCACAGCGACGGCGCCGGGGAGATCGAGGCGGTGGGCGCGGGGGTGGACCCCGCCCGGATCGGTCAGCGGGTCTGGATCTGGAATGGCCAGTGGCAGCGGAGCCACGGCACCGCGGCGACCCACATCACCCTGCCCGCGCAACAGGCGGTGCCCTTGCCCAACGGTGTCGGGTTCGACGTCGGCGCGAATCTGGGGATACCGGGGCTGACAGCCTGCCATGCCGTCTTTGGTGGCGGCGACGTGGCTGGAGAAACGGTGCTGGTACAGGGCGGCGCGGGGACCGTCGGCCTGCTGGCGGTTCAACTGGCCAGATGGGGCGGTGCGCGGGTCATCGCGACCTGCAGCGCGGCGGACAGCGACCGCGTCAGGGAGGCGGGCGCGGATGCCGTGATCGACTATCGCGCCGACGACCTCGCCGACCAGGTGATCGCCGCGAATGACGGCAAACCCGTCGAAACCGTGGTCGAGGTGGAGTTCGGCCTCAACATCGCGGCGGACACGGGGCTGATCGCGCCGAACGGACGGCTGGCCGCCTATGGTTCCGCCAAGGAGATGGAGCCCGCCCTGTCCTTCGGGCCGCTGCTGTTCAAGGCGGTGACGATCGACATCATCCTGATCTACCTGCTGCCGGCCGCCCCGCGCGCGCTGGCCATCGACCGGCTGCACCACGCGCTGGCCGACGGGGCGCTGCACTGTCCGACCGAACGGATCTTTCCGCTGGCCGAGACTGCCGCGGCGCACGAGGCGGTGGAAAAGGGCGCACGCAACGGCGCGATCCTGGTGGACTGCCAGGGCTGA
- a CDS encoding 2-hydroxyacid dehydrogenase translates to MSKKRLSVVVTRRLPDPVETRLSELFDVRLREDDTPMSRAELSEAIKDADVLVPTITDTVDAALIGQAGERLKLIANYGAGVDNIDVATARQRGILVSNTPGALTDDTADMTMALILAVTRRMPEGMAMMQKGDWAGWAPTALLGGRISGRRLGILGMGRIGQAVARRARAFGMQIHYHNRRRLHAETERSFDATYWESLDQMVARMDVISINCPHTPSTFHLMNARRLKLMKPDAVIVNTSRGEVIDENALTRMLRAGDIKGAGLDVYEHGTDINPRLRELDNVVLLPHMGSATMEGRIEMGEKVIINIKTFDDGHRPPDQVVPSML, encoded by the coding sequence ATGTCAAAGAAACGGTTGAGTGTTGTAGTCACGCGACGGTTGCCCGATCCGGTGGAAACGCGACTGTCCGAACTCTTCGACGTCCGGCTGCGCGAGGACGACACACCGATGAGCCGCGCGGAGCTGTCGGAAGCGATCAAGGACGCCGACGTGCTGGTGCCCACGATCACCGATACGGTCGACGCGGCGCTGATCGGGCAGGCCGGCGAGCGGCTCAAGCTGATCGCGAACTATGGCGCCGGTGTCGACAACATCGACGTGGCGACCGCGCGGCAGCGTGGCATTCTGGTGTCCAACACCCCCGGCGCGCTGACCGACGACACCGCCGACATGACCATGGCGCTGATCCTCGCGGTGACCCGGCGGATGCCCGAAGGCATGGCGATGATGCAGAAGGGCGACTGGGCCGGATGGGCCCCGACCGCGCTGCTGGGGGGGCGCATCAGCGGGCGGCGGCTGGGCATTCTGGGGATGGGACGCATCGGCCAGGCGGTGGCCCGGCGTGCCCGCGCCTTCGGGATGCAGATCCACTATCACAACCGGCGCAGGCTGCACGCCGAGACCGAGCGCAGTTTCGACGCGACCTACTGGGAAAGTCTGGACCAGATGGTGGCGCGTATGGACGTGATCTCGATCAACTGCCCGCACACGCCCTCGACGTTCCACCTGATGAACGCCCGGCGGCTCAAGCTGATGAAACCCGACGCGGTCATCGTGAACACCTCGCGCGGAGAGGTGATCGACGAGAACGCGCTCACCCGGATGCTGCGCGCGGGCGACATCAAGGGCGCGGGCCTCGATGTCTACGAGCACGGCACCGACATCAACCCGCGTCTGCGCGAACTGGATAACGTGGTGCTGCTGCCGCACATGGGGTCTGCCACGATGGAAGGGCGGATCGAGATGGGCGAGAAGGTCATCATCAACATCAAGACCTTCGACGATGGCCACCGCCCGCCCGACCAGGTGGTGCCATCCATGCTGTGA
- a CDS encoding DUF3489 domain-containing protein translates to MTTTSTMKKPGAKPKKQGRVTKKDQLIKLLSAKAGADIKALSDKLGWQQHTTRAALTGLRKAGYEIAWEKPATGGVPKYRIVSAPARVQANLVAETNHAG, encoded by the coding sequence ATGACTACAACATCGACCATGAAGAAGCCAGGTGCGAAGCCCAAGAAACAGGGCCGGGTGACCAAGAAAGACCAATTGATCAAGCTGCTGAGCGCCAAGGCAGGTGCGGACATCAAGGCCCTGAGTGACAAGCTTGGCTGGCAACAGCACACGACGCGGGCGGCGCTGACCGGGCTGCGCAAGGCGGGCTATGAGATTGCTTGGGAGAAGCCGGCCACTGGCGGCGTGCCGAAGTACCGAATTGTATCTGCGCCCGCCCGTGTGCAGGCCAATTTGGTCGCTGAGACAAATCATGCCGGGTAA
- a CDS encoding SH3 domain-containing protein, producing MTSLTAPVLCPPAMADGVGPVTNLPLPRFVSMKASEGNVRRGPSLSHRIDWVFKRRDMPLRITAEHGHWRRVEDRDGMGGWVHYSLLSGTRTVLVEQDMLALHVRPDPNAPVTAALELGVVARLGECIPEWCELRTGGYSGWAPKSRIWGVAPEEIHD from the coding sequence ATGACGAGTCTGACGGCGCCCGTGCTCTGCCCCCCGGCCATGGCCGACGGGGTCGGGCCCGTCACCAATCTTCCGCTTCCCCGTTTCGTGTCGATGAAGGCGTCCGAGGGCAACGTGCGGCGCGGGCCGTCGCTGTCACACCGGATCGACTGGGTCTTCAAGCGGCGCGACATGCCGCTGAGGATCACCGCGGAACATGGCCACTGGCGCCGGGTCGAAGACCGCGACGGCATGGGCGGCTGGGTACACTATTCCCTCCTGTCCGGCACCCGGACGGTGCTTGTCGAACAGGACATGCTGGCGCTGCACGTGCGGCCCGACCCGAACGCCCCCGTGACCGCGGCACTTGAACTGGGCGTCGTCGCCCGGCTCGGCGAGTGCATCCCGGAATGGTGCGAACTGCGCACCGGAGGCTATTCCGGCTGGGCGCCCAAGTCGCGGATCTGGGGCGTCGCGCCGGAAGAAATCCACGACTGA
- a CDS encoding recombinase family protein, with product MKKIRCAIYTRKSSEDGLEQEFNSLHAQREACAAYVASQKHEGWVLLPDPYDDGGLSGGSLERPALQQLLDDVASGRVDQIIVYKIDRLTRSLSDFSKIVDILDAAEASFVSVTQSFNTATSMGRLTLNMLLSFAQFEREVTAERIRDKIAASKRKGLWMGGQVPLGYDADGRTLKIRDDEAQIIRTLYDLYEVHGTVLAVKTDAEKLGLRTRKRVAADGTVSGGGAFDRGHIHHILTNPIYAGRIRHKDKVHEGQHDPIIDPERWDRVQHVLQQGAAKSRGHKTAKRRSHLCGKLFDETGDRLTPSHAKTRKGVRLRYYVSHRLVARSGDGHQDGWRLPAEELEGRVADVLRLTMSEQRFAADLLRAATADQVRRVDAALSGALETVSEPQLLKLVERVVVSPGEMLVQISPDEIASCIGSETDNVDPDCLSIRVTFQLRKRGVETKIILADQSGSRDVVLIRNVVRAHAWYERIKSGETFAAIAKTDGTSKRRIQQMIGLAFLAPDIVRDVLDGRQPIGFTSDWYLRHDLPMAWEEQRALLATL from the coding sequence ATGAAGAAGATCCGCTGCGCCATCTACACCCGAAAGTCCTCCGAGGATGGTCTGGAACAGGAGTTCAACTCCCTGCATGCCCAAAGAGAGGCCTGTGCGGCCTATGTCGCCAGTCAGAAGCACGAAGGCTGGGTACTTCTGCCTGACCCATACGATGACGGTGGCCTATCAGGTGGCAGTCTGGAACGTCCTGCCTTGCAACAACTGCTCGACGATGTCGCCAGCGGACGGGTGGACCAGATCATCGTTTACAAGATCGACAGATTGACGCGGTCGCTCTCCGATTTCTCGAAGATCGTCGATATCCTGGATGCGGCAGAAGCCTCTTTCGTATCTGTCACACAGTCATTCAACACGGCAACCAGCATGGGGCGTCTGACGCTGAACATGCTGCTCTCCTTTGCGCAGTTCGAGCGGGAGGTCACGGCCGAGCGCATCCGGGACAAGATCGCCGCGTCCAAGCGCAAGGGGCTTTGGATGGGGGGACAGGTGCCCTTGGGTTATGATGCGGATGGCCGGACTCTGAAGATCAGGGACGACGAGGCCCAGATCATCCGCACCCTCTACGATCTCTATGAAGTGCATGGCACAGTACTTGCGGTGAAGACTGATGCAGAGAAGCTCGGCTTGCGCACGCGCAAACGCGTTGCCGCAGATGGGACGGTCTCCGGTGGCGGCGCTTTCGACCGGGGTCACATCCATCACATCCTGACCAACCCGATCTACGCCGGGCGCATCCGGCACAAGGACAAGGTCCATGAAGGACAGCATGATCCGATCATCGATCCAGAGCGCTGGGATCGGGTTCAGCACGTTCTGCAGCAAGGGGCCGCGAAGAGCAGAGGCCACAAGACCGCCAAAAGACGCTCCCACCTCTGCGGCAAGCTCTTTGATGAAACAGGTGACCGGCTGACGCCGTCTCATGCCAAGACCCGCAAAGGGGTGCGCCTGCGGTATTACGTGTCCCATCGGCTGGTGGCCCGGAGCGGCGACGGCCATCAGGATGGCTGGCGTCTGCCTGCAGAAGAACTGGAGGGCCGGGTGGCTGACGTTCTGCGTCTGACTATGTCCGAACAGCGCTTCGCAGCCGACCTGCTCCGCGCGGCAACCGCAGACCAGGTTCGTCGTGTTGATGCCGCGCTATCAGGGGCCTTGGAGACCGTGAGCGAGCCACAGCTTCTGAAGCTTGTCGAGAGGGTCGTTGTGTCACCGGGCGAAATGCTGGTCCAGATATCCCCGGATGAAATCGCAAGCTGCATCGGGTCAGAGACAGACAACGTCGATCCTGACTGCCTTTCCATCAGAGTCACGTTCCAGCTCCGCAAGCGCGGCGTGGAAACGAAGATCATCCTCGCCGATCAGTCCGGCTCGCGAGACGTGGTGCTGATCCGCAACGTCGTAAGGGCACATGCCTGGTACGAGCGGATCAAATCAGGCGAGACCTTCGCCGCCATCGCCAAGACCGACGGCACTTCAAAGCGCCGCATCCAGCAGATGATCGGACTGGCATTCTTGGCCCCAGACATCGTGCGTGATGTTCTGGACGGCAGACAGCCGATCGGGTTCACCTCTGATTGGTATCTGAGGCACGACCTTCCTATGGCTTGGGAAGAGCAGCGCGCACTCCTCGCTACGCTCTAA